The following are encoded together in the Pseudomonas maumuensis genome:
- a CDS encoding glutathione peroxidase: MSAFHDLTLKALNGEDLPLAPFKGQVVLVVNVASKCGLTPQYASLEKLHQQYKGQGFNVLGLPCNQFAGQEPGSDKEIQDFCSLNYGVSFPLGAKLEVNGAQRHSLYRLLAGEGAEFPGDITWNFEKFLVGKDGRVLARFAPRTAPDDPTVVQAIEKALA; encoded by the coding sequence ATGAGTGCATTTCACGACCTGACGTTGAAGGCGCTGAACGGCGAGGACCTGCCCCTTGCACCGTTCAAGGGCCAGGTGGTGCTGGTGGTCAATGTCGCCTCCAAGTGCGGCCTGACGCCGCAGTACGCTTCGCTGGAAAAGCTGCACCAGCAGTACAAGGGCCAGGGCTTCAACGTGCTCGGCCTGCCGTGCAACCAGTTCGCAGGCCAGGAGCCTGGCAGCGACAAGGAAATCCAGGATTTCTGCAGCCTCAACTACGGCGTGAGCTTCCCGCTGGGGGCCAAGCTCGAGGTCAACGGCGCGCAACGCCATTCGCTGTATCGCCTGCTGGCGGGCGAAGGCGCCGAGTTCCCCGGCGACATCACCTGGAACTTCGAAAAGTTCCTGGTCGGCAAGGATGGCCGGGTTCTGGCACGCTTCGCCCCGCGTACCGCGCCAGACGATCCGACCGTGGTGCAGGCGATTGAGAAAGCGCTGGCCTGA
- the fecA gene encoding TonB-dependent Fe(3+) dicitrate receptor FecA produces MPLRLSPLAYALILAAPFALAGEPRDYHIAPGTLEQALNQFGRESGALISFSPGLTQGLNSPGLEGQYEVGQGLDALLRGSGLQARQEVDNAYSLQPLPATGGNAAVELGASTVVGDWLAEARQDNVFEHPGARDVVRRDEFERSGASSAREVLNRIPGVNAPENNGTGSHDLALNFGIRGLNPRLASRSTVLMDGIPVPFAPYGQPQLSLAPISLGNMDAVDVVRGGGAVRYGPQNVGGIVNFVTRAIPEEATFKAAMQNQLSPSSSQDGLKNSANLLIGGTNASGLGGALLYSGTRGSDWREHSDTQIDDLMLKGKLQLDEANSLHAMAQYYEGEAEMPGGLSTADFDADPYQSTRLKDKFWGRRTLFNFGYDYKQDDRQFSVNSFFTKTLRSGYLDQGSFVSLSPREYWVRGIETRFSQGLALGESWHELGIGYRYVNEAGHELRYREPVNGALPTTASRNDRDTRGSTEAHAIYLDDRIDIGRWTITPGIRYEMIDSRQSNKLNGQQYQGSYNTALPALNVMYHLTDNWNLYANTEGSFGSVQYSQMPNRVSSGEVKPEKARTWEVGTRYDNGDLQAEIGAFLINFDNQYESNQTNDSVIARGETRHQGIETSVRYALDGLSPALAGFDVHAGYAFVDATIREDGPNKGNQVPFSSRHKGTLGIGYTEGPWQLNLDSSFQSSQYADNANTGSESADGSTGRIPGYMLVSTRAGYDFGPALSNLKVAVGVKNLFNREYYTRSFDDNNKGKYVGEPRTLYVQTSVAF; encoded by the coding sequence ATGCCCCTGCGCCTCAGCCCCCTCGCCTACGCCCTGATCCTCGCCGCCCCGTTCGCCCTCGCCGGCGAGCCCCGTGACTACCACATCGCGCCCGGCACACTGGAACAGGCCCTGAACCAGTTCGGTCGCGAAAGCGGTGCGCTGATCTCGTTCAGCCCCGGCCTCACCCAGGGCCTGAACAGCCCTGGCCTGGAAGGCCAGTACGAGGTCGGCCAGGGCCTGGACGCCCTGCTGCGCGGCAGTGGCCTGCAGGCGCGTCAGGAGGTCGACAACGCCTACAGCCTGCAACCGCTGCCGGCCACCGGCGGCAATGCGGCGGTCGAACTGGGCGCCTCGACCGTGGTCGGCGATTGGCTGGCCGAGGCCCGCCAGGACAACGTCTTCGAGCACCCCGGTGCCCGCGACGTGGTGCGTCGCGATGAATTCGAACGCAGCGGCGCCAGCAGTGCCCGCGAAGTGCTCAACCGCATCCCCGGCGTCAACGCCCCGGAAAACAACGGCACCGGCAGCCACGACCTGGCGCTGAACTTCGGCATCCGCGGCCTCAATCCGCGCCTGGCCTCGCGCTCCACCGTGCTGATGGATGGCATCCCGGTGCCCTTCGCCCCCTACGGCCAGCCGCAGCTGTCGCTGGCGCCGATCAGCCTGGGCAACATGGACGCCGTGGACGTGGTGCGCGGCGGCGGCGCGGTGCGCTACGGGCCGCAGAACGTCGGCGGCATCGTCAACTTCGTCACCCGCGCCATTCCCGAAGAGGCCACCTTCAAGGCGGCGATGCAGAACCAGCTCAGCCCGTCGTCCAGCCAGGATGGCCTGAAGAACAGCGCCAACCTGCTGATCGGCGGCACCAACGCCAGCGGCCTGGGCGGCGCCCTGCTCTACTCCGGCACCCGTGGCAGTGACTGGCGCGAGCACAGCGACACGCAGATCGACGACCTGATGCTCAAGGGCAAGCTGCAACTGGACGAAGCCAACAGCCTGCACGCCATGGCCCAGTACTACGAGGGCGAGGCCGAGATGCCCGGCGGCCTCAGCACGGCGGACTTCGACGCCGATCCGTACCAGTCGACGCGCCTGAAGGACAAGTTCTGGGGCCGTCGCACCCTGTTCAACTTCGGTTACGACTACAAGCAGGACGACCGCCAGTTCAGCGTCAACAGCTTCTTCACCAAGACCCTGCGCAGCGGCTACCTGGACCAGGGCAGCTTCGTCTCGCTGTCGCCGCGCGAGTACTGGGTGCGCGGCATCGAAACGCGTTTCTCGCAGGGCCTGGCCCTGGGCGAAAGCTGGCACGAACTGGGCATCGGCTATCGCTACGTCAACGAAGCCGGCCATGAACTGCGTTACCGCGAACCGGTCAACGGCGCCCTGCCGACCACCGCCAGCCGCAACGACCGCGACACCCGCGGCAGCACCGAAGCCCACGCCATCTATCTGGACGACCGTATCGATATCGGCCGCTGGACCATCACCCCGGGCATCCGCTACGAGATGATCGACTCGCGGCAGAGCAACAAGCTCAACGGCCAGCAGTACCAAGGCAGCTACAACACCGCCTTGCCCGCACTGAACGTGATGTACCACCTCACCGACAACTGGAACCTGTACGCCAACACCGAAGGCTCGTTCGGCAGCGTGCAGTACAGCCAGATGCCCAACCGGGTCAGCAGTGGCGAGGTGAAACCGGAGAAGGCGCGCACCTGGGAAGTCGGCACCCGCTACGACAATGGCGACCTGCAGGCAGAGATCGGCGCGTTCCTGATCAATTTCGACAACCAGTACGAAAGCAACCAGACCAACGATTCGGTGATCGCCCGTGGCGAAACCCGCCACCAGGGCATCGAGACCAGCGTGCGCTACGCCCTCGACGGCCTGAGCCCGGCCCTGGCCGGCTTCGACGTGCATGCCGGCTACGCCTTCGTCGACGCCACCATTCGTGAAGACGGCCCGAACAAGGGCAACCAGGTGCCGTTCTCGTCGCGCCACAAGGGCACGCTGGGCATCGGCTACACCGAAGGCCCGTGGCAGTTGAACCTGGACAGCAGCTTCCAGAGCAGCCAGTACGCCGACAACGCCAACACCGGCAGCGAGAGTGCCGACGGCAGCACCGGGCGCATCCCCGGCTACATGCTGGTCAGCACCCGCGCCGGCTATGACTTCGGCCCTGCGCTTTCGAACCTGAAGGTGGCGGTGGGGGTGAAGAACCTGTTCAACCGCGAGTACTACACCCGCTCGTTCGACGACAACAACAAGGGCAAGTACGTGGGTGAGCCGCGCACGCTATACGTGCAGACGTCGGTAGCGTTCTAG
- a CDS encoding FecR domain-containing protein, translated as MNGTFSAQIAEQAVHWLIESQSADFDQHQALQHWLQADSEHQRAWAHIQQVNQRLRGVTAPVVHATLQAPPSPARRRALKVLLLAGVASAAGLGLQQHNPLPGLMADYRSPVGQRRRLTLDDGSQLHLNTRSAADVRFDGQQRRVRLQEGELLLEVQNDPRPLRLATAQGELRLESGRFDVRQFDGFSLVSVFSGSASVAGTPLLAGHQARFAMGGWQAIAPLDPNRAAWVDGMLVVSQMRLSDFLAELGRYRLGQLGCSESVADLRISGSYPLADSERILEMLEVTLPVKVRRFTRYWVSLEAASTG; from the coding sequence GTGAACGGCACGTTCTCGGCGCAGATCGCCGAACAGGCGGTGCACTGGCTGATCGAGTCGCAGAGTGCCGATTTCGACCAGCACCAGGCCCTGCAGCACTGGCTGCAGGCAGACAGCGAGCACCAGCGCGCCTGGGCGCATATCCAGCAGGTCAACCAGCGCCTGCGCGGCGTGACCGCGCCAGTGGTCCACGCCACCCTGCAGGCACCACCCTCACCCGCCCGGCGCCGCGCCCTCAAGGTCTTGCTGCTGGCCGGCGTGGCCAGTGCCGCCGGGCTGGGCCTGCAGCAGCACAATCCACTGCCCGGGCTGATGGCCGACTACCGCAGCCCGGTCGGCCAGCGCCGCCGCCTGACCCTCGACGACGGCAGCCAGCTGCACCTGAACACCCGCAGCGCCGCCGATGTGCGCTTCGACGGCCAGCAGCGCCGGGTGCGATTGCAGGAGGGCGAGTTGTTGCTCGAAGTGCAAAACGATCCCCGTCCACTGCGCCTGGCCACGGCCCAGGGCGAGCTGCGCCTGGAAAGCGGGCGCTTCGATGTGCGCCAGTTCGACGGTTTCAGCCTGGTCTCGGTGTTCAGCGGCAGCGCCAGCGTGGCCGGCACACCGCTGCTGGCCGGCCACCAGGCACGGTTTGCCATGGGCGGCTGGCAGGCCATCGCGCCGCTCGACCCCAACCGCGCGGCCTGGGTGGACGGCATGCTGGTGGTGTCGCAGATGCGCCTGAGCGATTTTCTCGCCGAGCTTGGGCGTTATCGGCTCGGCCAGCTGGGTTGCAGCGAAAGCGTCGCCGACCTGCGGATTTCCGGGTCGTATCCACTGGCCGACAGTGAGCGGATCCTGGAAATGCTGGAGGTGACACTACCGGTGAAGGTGCGGCGGTTCACCCGGTACTGGGTGTCGCTCGAGGCGGCGTCAACCGGCTAA
- a CDS encoding sigma-70 family RNA polymerase sigma factor, which translates to MRTILTSSCALCAGVASVPSALSSTVEGLYIAHHSWLTGWLRRRLGCPQSAADLAQDTYVRLLQAREAPQLIEPRAFLTTVAKRVLCNHFRRQELERAYLEALAQVPEQVAPSEEDKALIFDTLLELDRLLDGLPALVKRAFLLAQVDGLGQGEIARELGISLATVKRYLHKAALRCYFAL; encoded by the coding sequence ATGCGAACAATTCTTACTTCCAGTTGCGCCTTGTGCGCCGGAGTCGCATCGGTGCCCAGCGCCCTCTCTTCCACCGTCGAAGGCCTCTACATCGCCCACCACAGCTGGCTGACCGGTTGGCTGCGACGACGTCTGGGTTGCCCGCAAAGCGCCGCCGACCTGGCACAGGACACCTACGTGCGCTTGCTCCAGGCCCGCGAAGCGCCGCAACTGATCGAGCCCCGTGCCTTCCTCACCACCGTGGCCAAGCGTGTGCTGTGCAACCACTTCCGCCGCCAGGAACTGGAGCGCGCCTACCTCGAGGCCCTGGCCCAGGTGCCCGAACAGGTGGCACCGAGCGAGGAAGACAAAGCCCTTATCTTCGATACCCTGCTGGAGCTCGACCGCCTGCTGGACGGCCTGCCGGCGCTGGTCAAGCGCGCCTTCCTGCTGGCCCAGGTCGACGGCCTGGGCCAGGGCGAGATCGCCCGTGAGCTGGGCATCTCCCTGGCCACGGTCAAGCGCTACCTGCACAAGGCAGCCCTACGCTGCTACTTCGCCCTGTGA
- a CDS encoding DUF3649 domain-containing protein, with protein MKSKAAGLPLSYRLAVTSRSLAALLGGYLLASMASVCITLLAPMTQADATMTGMMLSFVFYLIAFIWCFACRSAWRAWLGMLLPSMVLGLINALAYWMNLP; from the coding sequence ATGAAGAGCAAAGCCGCCGGCCTTCCCCTGAGCTACCGCCTGGCCGTGACCTCACGCAGCCTGGCCGCGCTGCTGGGTGGCTACCTGCTGGCGTCGATGGCCAGTGTCTGCATCACCCTGCTGGCGCCGATGACCCAGGCCGACGCGACGATGACCGGGATGATGCTGTCATTCGTCTTCTACCTGATCGCCTTCATCTGGTGCTTCGCCTGCCGCAGCGCCTGGCGCGCCTGGCTGGGCATGCTGCTGCCAAGCATGGTGCTGGGGCTGATCAACGCACTGGCCTACTGGATGAACCTGCCATGA
- a CDS encoding PepSY-associated TM helix domain-containing protein: MKEGFRQAMAWLHTWTGLIFGWLLFAIFLTGTLSYFKDEISHWTQPEVQSHPLDPVTSLGLAQRYLETNASHASTWFIRLPSEREAALSVSWRDPNGGGRRGFTDKELDARTGEAVEARDSRGGEFFYRFHFQLQMPHPWGRWLSTFCAFIMLLGLVTGIITHKKIFKEFFTFRPGKGQRSWLDGHNAIGVLVLPFHLMISYSSLVIFMYMVMPASILASYGDSSGYFNDVFGRDEVPEAVAQAAPLAPLTELYAKVQEQAPGARMGYIQVHNPGDRNARVTFTRASADSVAYQRSAIWTFDGVSGELLRRGAPESAAMTTSFTFVGLHMGNFAGPWLRWLYFAFGVAGTAVIGTGLVMWLGKRQLKHAKSARMPGELRLVEVLNIASMSGLLLGVAAFFWANRLLPATLEGRADWEINGFFLAWGASLLHAMLRSGRRAWGEQLTLGALAFALLPLLNALTYDKGLDHSIAAGDWAMAGFDLTALATGLFLAWAAGKMLRAPKPATKRVPRAAKTVEAS, from the coding sequence ATGAAAGAAGGCTTCCGCCAGGCCATGGCCTGGCTGCACACCTGGACCGGCCTGATCTTCGGCTGGCTGCTGTTCGCCATCTTCCTCACCGGGACGCTGTCGTACTTCAAGGACGAGATCAGCCACTGGACCCAGCCCGAGGTGCAGAGCCATCCGCTGGACCCTGTGACCAGTCTCGGCCTGGCCCAGCGTTACCTCGAAACCAATGCCAGCCATGCCAGCACCTGGTTCATCCGCCTGCCCAGCGAGCGCGAGGCGGCGTTGAGCGTCAGCTGGCGCGATCCGAACGGTGGTGGGCGGCGTGGTTTCACCGACAAGGAGCTCGACGCGCGCACTGGCGAGGCGGTCGAGGCCCGCGACAGCCGGGGCGGCGAGTTCTTCTACCGCTTCCACTTCCAACTGCAGATGCCCCACCCATGGGGGCGCTGGCTGTCGACCTTCTGCGCCTTCATCATGCTATTGGGGCTGGTCACCGGGATCATCACCCACAAGAAGATCTTCAAGGAGTTCTTCACCTTCCGCCCGGGCAAGGGCCAGCGGTCCTGGCTCGACGGCCACAACGCCATCGGTGTGCTGGTGCTGCCGTTCCACCTGATGATCAGCTACAGCAGCCTGGTGATCTTCATGTACATGGTCATGCCGGCCAGCATCCTGGCCAGCTACGGCGACAGCAGCGGCTACTTCAACGATGTGTTCGGCCGCGACGAGGTGCCCGAGGCGGTTGCCCAGGCCGCGCCGCTGGCGCCGTTGACCGAGCTGTATGCCAAGGTCCAGGAACAGGCGCCGGGGGCGCGCATGGGCTACATCCAGGTGCACAACCCCGGTGACCGCAACGCCCGGGTCACCTTCACCCGCGCCTCGGCCGACAGTGTCGCCTACCAGCGCAGCGCCATCTGGACCTTTGATGGCGTCAGTGGCGAGCTGCTGCGCCGCGGCGCGCCGGAAAGCGCGGCGATGACCACCTCGTTCACCTTCGTCGGCCTGCACATGGGCAACTTCGCCGGGCCCTGGCTGCGCTGGCTGTACTTCGCCTTCGGCGTGGCCGGCACCGCGGTGATCGGCACCGGGCTGGTGATGTGGCTGGGCAAGCGCCAGCTCAAGCATGCCAAGAGCGCGCGCATGCCCGGCGAGCTGCGCCTGGTCGAAGTGCTGAACATCGCCAGCATGAGCGGCCTGTTGCTGGGCGTGGCGGCGTTCTTCTGGGCCAATCGCCTGTTGCCGGCAACGTTGGAAGGGCGGGCTGACTGGGAGATCAACGGCTTCTTCCTGGCCTGGGGCGCGTCGTTGCTCCACGCCATGTTGAGGAGCGGGCGCCGCGCCTGGGGCGAACAACTGACGCTGGGCGCGCTGGCGTTCGCCTTGCTGCCGTTGCTCAACGCGCTGACCTACGACAAGGGGCTGGATCACTCCATCGCCGCCGGTGACTGGGCCATGGCCGGTTTCGACCTGACGGCCCTGGCCACCGGCCTGTTCCTGGCCTGGGCCGCCGGCAAGATGCTGCGCGCGCCCAAGCCGGCCACCAAGCGTGTACCACGCGCCGCCAAGACCGTGGAGGCGAGCTGA
- a CDS encoding DUF3325 domain-containing protein, translating to MLGVALMGFAGFAGLCLAMEKHFNDLLGRKPTGRQLRALKITGWALLLLSLILAVHGRGWALGLVEWIAVLMAGVTLWVFGLPYQPRLLLGAALASLVLGPLLAVLAV from the coding sequence ATGCTGGGGGTTGCGCTGATGGGCTTCGCCGGTTTTGCCGGCCTGTGCCTGGCCATGGAAAAACACTTCAACGACCTGCTTGGGCGCAAGCCCACGGGGCGGCAGCTGCGAGCCTTGAAAATCACGGGCTGGGCGTTGCTGCTGCTGTCGTTGATCCTCGCCGTGCATGGGCGCGGCTGGGCCCTGGGCCTGGTGGAGTGGATCGCCGTGCTGATGGCCGGGGTGACCCTGTGGGTGTTCGGCCTGCCCTACCAACCGCGGCTGTTGCTCGGAGCGGCGCTTGCCAGCCTGGTACTCGGGCCGCTGCTGGCCGTGCTGGCGGTCTAG
- a CDS encoding RNA polymerase sigma factor, whose amino-acid sequence MSDSEAGGGRARFLQVFLAQRARMEALVSRRVGCRATASDLVQDLFLRFWRRPEVKVEALDTYLLRSASNLAIDYLRSEGSRDRAAEGLHEPDETHCAQAPEQALEVDHDLQRIEAALRALPERTRQIFLLSRIHGCTYGEIAKAMQLSQSAVEKHMMRALEACKASVAEPASPLRRPGSARR is encoded by the coding sequence TTGAGCGACTCCGAGGCCGGCGGCGGGCGGGCACGCTTCCTCCAGGTGTTCCTCGCCCAGCGTGCGCGCATGGAGGCGCTGGTCAGCCGCCGTGTCGGCTGCCGCGCCACGGCGTCGGACCTGGTGCAGGATCTGTTCCTGCGCTTCTGGCGGCGCCCCGAGGTGAAGGTCGAGGCGCTCGATACCTACCTGCTGCGCAGCGCCAGCAACCTGGCCATCGACTACCTGCGCAGCGAAGGCAGCCGCGACCGCGCCGCCGAGGGTTTGCACGAACCCGATGAAACGCATTGTGCCCAGGCGCCCGAGCAGGCCCTGGAGGTCGACCACGACCTGCAACGTATCGAGGCTGCCTTGCGGGCATTGCCCGAACGCACCCGGCAGATCTTCCTGCTCAGCCGCATCCATGGCTGCACCTACGGCGAGATCGCCAAGGCCATGCAGTTGTCCCAGAGCGCAGTGGAAAAGCATATGATGCGCGCCCTCGAAGCGTGCAAGGCGAGTGTCGCCGAACCCGCGTCCCCATTGCGCCGGCCAGGGAGCGCCCGTCGATGA
- a CDS encoding FecR family protein: MSVEPPITAAQSQAALRWLGRIQQQPAQAEGAAFKRWLLESPAHRQAYAEAQALWRLSEAPAARLAAEEHQGLQAYLEAMRRPERKRPWRGLAVAASLVLALGFAAGWQPQFWLQDLRADYTSGAQVRQVTLADRSQLTLDAGTAVAVDFTQGERRVRLLRGAAFFEVTHTGEPFLVDAQGGEVRVLGTQFEVRGQGDGAQVTVRSGRVAVTASAGQQARELTANQQMAYAAGVAGTVEGVDSDSRLAWRQGWLNYYQVPLAQVIEDLGRYYPGRILLLDDELAQRKVSGSFPAGEPLAALDSLGKVMGFSRQTVLGRLTVLR; this comes from the coding sequence ATGAGTGTTGAACCGCCGATCACTGCCGCCCAGTCCCAGGCCGCCCTGCGCTGGCTGGGGCGCATCCAGCAGCAGCCGGCGCAGGCCGAGGGCGCGGCGTTCAAGCGCTGGTTGCTGGAGAGCCCCGCCCACCGCCAGGCCTATGCCGAGGCCCAGGCGCTCTGGCGCCTGAGCGAGGCGCCGGCGGCGCGGCTGGCGGCCGAGGAACACCAAGGTCTGCAAGCGTACCTGGAGGCCATGCGCCGGCCCGAGCGCAAGCGACCGTGGCGCGGCCTGGCGGTGGCGGCGAGCCTGGTCCTGGCGCTGGGATTCGCGGCAGGCTGGCAGCCACAGTTCTGGCTGCAGGACTTGCGCGCCGACTACACCAGCGGGGCGCAGGTGCGCCAGGTGACCCTGGCCGATCGTTCGCAACTGACCCTGGATGCCGGCACTGCCGTGGCAGTGGATTTCACCCAGGGCGAGCGGCGTGTGCGGTTGCTGCGCGGCGCCGCGTTCTTCGAGGTGACCCATACCGGCGAACCGTTCCTGGTGGATGCCCAAGGCGGCGAAGTGCGGGTGCTGGGGACCCAGTTCGAGGTGCGCGGGCAGGGTGACGGCGCGCAGGTCACGGTGCGCAGCGGGCGGGTGGCGGTGACGGCCAGCGCTGGACAGCAAGCCCGCGAACTGACGGCCAATCAGCAGATGGCCTATGCCGCAGGCGTGGCCGGCACGGTCGAGGGAGTGGACAGCGACAGCCGGCTGGCCTGGCGGCAGGGCTGGCTGAACTACTACCAGGTGCCATTGGCACAGGTGATCGAGGACCTGGGACGCTATTACCCCGGGCGAATCCTGTTGCTCGACGACGAGCTGGCGCAGCGTAAGGTCAGTGGCAGTTTCCCAGCAGGGGAGCCGCTGGCCGCGTTGGATTCGCTGGGCAAGGTGATGGGGTTTTCGCGGCAGACGGTTTTGGGGCGGTTGACCGTTCTGCGTTGA
- a CDS encoding TonB-dependent siderophore receptor — translation MKFTPRCVSLWFGLCSLSVMAVVPHAVAAQQSQVYAFAQPSQPLAQALNAFSRTTGQSVVYTLTLPDLRAPALNGTFDAEQALQQLLGNSGLAWRRLDARTLTLEPLDTSGALNLQATTINSQLDDYSYQPPASASIMRGQGATLDIPQAVNVVPAQVIRDQAPRNLDDALYNVSGITQGNNFGGTADTVMKRGFGDNRDGSIMRDGMPIVQGRALNASTERVEVLKGPASLLYGIQDPGGVINVVSKRPQLTQYNALTLRGSTYGSGKNGSGGGLDSTGALGESNLAYRLIVDHEDEDYWRNFGVHRESLVAPSLAWYGEDTQVVLAYEHREFRYPFDRGTAFGSDGHPLNIPATRRLDEPFNDMEGRSDLYRLEIDHQLDDAWKLHVGYSFNRETYDASQVRVTGVDESKSTLSRSIDGTRGALSRDQFATFSLNGSVELAGMRHDLVLGADHEDRKVYRADLIRQNSRSTFSYLNPVYGREVEGTSVRASDSDQTDKLRTDSLFLQDAWHLDEHWILVAGGRFQQYDQYAGRGRPFNVNTDTSDQTWVPHAGVVYKVDDQLSFYASYSESFKPNSTIAPLSIGGGRTLTLDSGVAPEEGKSWELGAKLDVPGAVTGTLALFDITKRNVLVADGDTQPGTILYSNAGEVRSRGVELDLTGQLSERWSLIGAYAFTDAEVTKDPQLKGNRLQNVARHSGSLSAVYDYGSLFGGDRLRLGAGARYVGERAGNATNDFDLPAYTVADAFASYETKLDEHKVRLQLNVKNLFDKVYYSSAVNRYFVAVGDARQVSLSSTLEF, via the coding sequence ATGAAGTTCACCCCGCGTTGCGTCTCGCTCTGGTTCGGCCTCTGCAGCTTGTCCGTTATGGCCGTCGTGCCCCATGCCGTGGCCGCCCAGCAGAGCCAGGTCTATGCCTTCGCCCAGCCCAGCCAGCCGCTGGCCCAGGCACTCAACGCCTTCAGCCGTACCACCGGGCAGAGCGTGGTCTATACCCTGACGCTACCGGACCTGCGGGCCCCGGCGCTGAACGGCACCTTCGACGCCGAGCAGGCGCTGCAGCAGCTGCTCGGCAACTCGGGCCTGGCCTGGCGTCGCCTCGACGCGCGCACCCTGACCCTGGAGCCGCTCGACACCTCCGGCGCACTGAACCTGCAGGCCACCACCATCAATTCGCAACTGGACGACTACAGCTACCAGCCGCCGGCCAGCGCCTCGATCATGCGCGGCCAGGGCGCGACCCTGGACATCCCGCAGGCCGTGAACGTGGTCCCGGCCCAGGTGATCCGCGACCAGGCACCGCGCAACCTGGACGATGCCCTGTACAACGTCAGCGGCATCACCCAGGGCAACAACTTCGGCGGTACCGCCGACACCGTGATGAAGCGTGGCTTCGGCGACAACCGCGACGGCTCGATCATGCGCGACGGCATGCCGATCGTGCAGGGCCGCGCGCTCAATGCCAGCACCGAACGGGTCGAAGTGCTCAAGGGCCCGGCCTCGCTGCTCTACGGCATCCAGGACCCGGGTGGGGTGATCAACGTGGTCAGCAAGCGCCCGCAACTTACCCAGTACAACGCCCTGACCCTGCGCGGCTCGACCTACGGCAGCGGCAAGAACGGCAGCGGCGGCGGCCTGGACAGCACGGGTGCGCTGGGGGAGAGCAACCTGGCCTATCGCCTGATCGTCGATCACGAGGATGAAGACTACTGGCGCAACTTCGGCGTGCATCGCGAATCACTGGTGGCGCCGTCGCTGGCCTGGTATGGCGAGGACACCCAGGTGGTGCTGGCCTATGAGCACCGCGAGTTTCGCTATCCGTTCGACCGCGGTACCGCCTTCGGCAGCGACGGCCACCCGCTGAACATACCCGCCACCCGCCGCCTGGACGAGCCGTTCAACGACATGGAGGGCCGCTCCGACCTGTACCGCCTGGAAATCGACCATCAGTTGGATGACGCATGGAAGCTGCACGTCGGCTACAGCTTCAACCGCGAGACCTACGATGCCAGCCAGGTGCGCGTGACCGGCGTGGATGAAAGCAAGAGTACGCTGTCGCGCAGTATCGACGGCACCCGGGGCGCACTGAGCCGCGACCAGTTCGCCACCTTCAGCCTCAACGGCAGCGTCGAGCTGGCCGGCATGCGCCACGACCTGGTGCTGGGTGCCGATCACGAGGACCGCAAGGTCTATCGCGCCGACCTGATCCGCCAGAACAGCCGCTCGACCTTCAGCTACCTGAACCCGGTCTATGGCCGCGAAGTGGAAGGCACCAGCGTGCGCGCCAGCGACAGCGACCAGACCGACAAGCTGCGCACCGATTCGCTGTTCCTGCAGGACGCCTGGCACCTGGACGAGCACTGGATCCTGGTGGCCGGCGGGCGTTTCCAGCAGTACGACCAGTACGCCGGCCGCGGCCGACCGTTCAACGTCAACACCGACACCAGCGACCAGACCTGGGTGCCCCATGCGGGCGTGGTCTACAAGGTCGATGACCAGCTGTCGTTCTATGCCAGCTACAGCGAGTCGTTCAAGCCCAACTCGACCATCGCCCCGCTGAGCATCGGCGGTGGCCGTACCCTGACCCTGGACTCTGGGGTCGCGCCGGAGGAGGGCAAGTCGTGGGAGCTGGGGGCCAAGCTCGACGTGCCGGGCGCGGTGACCGGTACCTTGGCGCTGTTCGACATCACCAAGCGCAACGTGCTGGTGGCCGATGGCGATACCCAGCCGGGGACCATTCTCTACAGCAACGCGGGGGAAGTCCGCTCACGGGGTGTCGAGCTGGACCTGACCGGCCAGCTCAGCGAGCGCTGGAGCCTGATCGGCGCCTATGCCTTCACTGACGCCGAGGTCACCAAGGACCCGCAGCTCAAGGGCAATCGCCTGCAAAACGTCGCCCGCCACAGTGGCTCGCTTTCGGCGGTATACGACTACGGCAGCCTGTTCGGCGGTGATCGCCTGCGCCTGGGGGCCGGTGCGCGCTATGTGGGTGAGCGTGCGGGCAACGCGACAAACGACTTCGACTTGCCGGCCTACACCGTGGCCGATGCCTTTGCCAGCTACGAAACCAAGCTGGACGAGCACAAGGTGCGCCTGCAGTTGAACGTGAAGAACCTGTTCGACAAGGTGTACTACAGCTCGGCGGTGAACCGTTACTTCGTCGCGGTGGGGGATGCGCGGCAAGTCAGCCTGTCGAGCACTCTGGAGTTCTGA